A single window of Pogoniulus pusillus isolate bPogPus1 chromosome 11, bPogPus1.pri, whole genome shotgun sequence DNA harbors:
- the NT5C gene encoding 5'(3')-deoxyribonucleotidase, cytosolic type, translating to MASAGGRLRVLVDMDGVLADFEGAVLRDFRARFPGEPRVELPARRGFSVREQYRSLREDLADKVASVYESPGFFLRLDPIPGALEAMQEMIHMQDTEVFICTSPLRKYEHCVVEKYQWVEKHLGPEFMERIILTRDKTIVAADLLFDDKDIIRGAEPNPSWEHILFTCCHNRHIQLQAPHRRLLSWADDWKGILESKRRQ from the exons ATGGCTAGCGCGGGCGGCCGCCTGCgggtgctggtggacatggACGGGGTCCTGGCCGACTTCGAGGGCGCGGTGCTGCGGGACTTCCGCGCCCGCTTTCCCGGGGAGCCGCGGGTGGAGCTGCCGGCGCGGCGGGGCTTCTCCGTGCGGGAGCAGTACCGGAGCCTGCGGGAAGACCTGGCG GATAAGGTGGCCAGTGTCTATGAATCCCCTGGCTTCTTTCTAAGGTTGGATCCAATTCCAGGAGCCCTTGAGGCCATGCAGGAGATGATCCACATGCAGGA CACCGAGGTCTTTATCTGCACAAGTCCTCTCCGGAAATATGAGCACTGTGTTGTGGAAAAG taTCAGTGGGTAGAGAAACACCTGGGACCCGAGTTCATGGAGCGGATTATCCTAACCCGAGATAAGACCATCGTGGCTGCCGACTTACTATTTGATGACAAGGATATTATCAGAG GTGCAGAGCCAAACCCAAGCTGGGAGCACATCCTCTTCACCTGCTGCCACAACAGGCAcatccagctgcaggcaccacaCCGGCGGCTGCTCTCCTGGGCAGATGACTGGAAGGGCATCTTGGAAAGCAAGCGCAGGCAGTGA
- the ARMC7 gene encoding armadillo repeat-containing protein 7 isoform X1 — translation MELGRLEYLQALVTEFQVTDSPEAKEQVLANLANFAYDPKNYEYLRQLQVLDLFLDMLTEDNETLVEFAVGGLCNLCLDKTNKDYILEANGVEPIINCLSSSNEETVMSAVTALMYLTTPQSRQQTTAPPVVECMLRFSLSASRRLSNLATLFLEDYCTPQQVEEARNLSKHTAVGIPLPKD, via the exons ATGGAGCTGGGGCGGCTGGAGTACCTGCAGGCGCTCGTCACCGAGTTCCAGGTGACGGACAGCCCAG AGGCCAAGGAGCAGGTCCTGGCAAACCTGGCCAACTTTGCCTATGATCCCAAGAACTACGAGTACCTCCggcagctccaggtcctggATCTGTTCCTTGATATGCTCACGGAAGACAACGAGACCCTGGTGGAGTTTGCAGTGG GTGGCCTTTGTAACCTGTGCCTGGATAAAACTAACAAAGACTACATCTTGGAGGCCAACGGGGTGGAGCCCATCATCAACTGCCTGTCGAGCTCCAACGAGGAGACAGTGATGTCGGCAGTCACCGCGCTGATGTACCTGACAACGCCGCAGTCCCGCCAGCAGACCACAGCTCCGCCGGTGGTGGAGTGCATGCTCCGCTTCTCCCTCTCAGCCAGCAGAAGGCTAAGCAACCTGGCAACCCTCTTCCTGGAGGATTACTGCACGCCCCAGCAGGTGGAAGAGGCCAGGAATCTAAGCAAGCACACAGCAGTGGGGATTCCCCTCCCCAAGGACTGA
- the ARMC7 gene encoding armadillo repeat-containing protein 7 isoform X2 encodes MAKPSRCGAEGREAKEQVLANLANFAYDPKNYEYLRQLQVLDLFLDMLTEDNETLVEFAVGGLCNLCLDKTNKDYILEANGVEPIINCLSSSNEETVMSAVTALMYLTTPQSRQQTTAPPVVECMLRFSLSASRRLSNLATLFLEDYCTPQQVEEARNLSKHTAVGIPLPKD; translated from the exons ATGGCAAAGCCAAGTAGATGCGGTGCAGAGGGACGAG AGGCCAAGGAGCAGGTCCTGGCAAACCTGGCCAACTTTGCCTATGATCCCAAGAACTACGAGTACCTCCggcagctccaggtcctggATCTGTTCCTTGATATGCTCACGGAAGACAACGAGACCCTGGTGGAGTTTGCAGTGG GTGGCCTTTGTAACCTGTGCCTGGATAAAACTAACAAAGACTACATCTTGGAGGCCAACGGGGTGGAGCCCATCATCAACTGCCTGTCGAGCTCCAACGAGGAGACAGTGATGTCGGCAGTCACCGCGCTGATGTACCTGACAACGCCGCAGTCCCGCCAGCAGACCACAGCTCCGCCGGTGGTGGAGTGCATGCTCCGCTTCTCCCTCTCAGCCAGCAGAAGGCTAAGCAACCTGGCAACCCTCTTCCTGGAGGATTACTGCACGCCCCAGCAGGTGGAAGAGGCCAGGAATCTAAGCAAGCACACAGCAGTGGGGATTCCCCTCCCCAAGGACTGA